GCAAACAAAATCGAATCAAGATGACAGAGAAGCAAGGATTCCTTGCATTAAGTAAacgtgagttttttttttggtacataggaAAATTAAACGCCAAGACTACAAACTAAAAGAATCCCCTTCAAGAAGAGGCACCACCTCCGCCGGAGGAGAAAGCAAATGTGTAACAGCACATTGAAGCCGCTCACCAATACTCGCCAAACAATCCGCCGGCTCATTACCGTCTCTAGAAACATGACAGATGTTAACCTCCCAATTTCGCGATAGAATAAGATGAATGTCCATCAACAAGCTACCATATTGGTGAAAATCATATCTACCCTTCGCCACCGCTCGGACCAACCCCAGACAATCCGTGCCACAAACAATTTTCCTCCAATTTCTACTCCAAACGTATGTCAGTCCCAGCAGCAGTGCTTGCATTTCAGCAAAGAGAGGATCCCCGCCTGCTGCTCCTGCATAAAAGCCTCCTAGCCATTTCCCTGTAGCATCACGAACTAAACCTCCCATGCCCATACGGCCATGTACGTGACTGTAAGCTCCATCAACCATGAGCGAAATGCACCCCGTCGGAGGTGGTTTCCAGCGAACATGCCTCTGCAATGTCTGAGCTTGTTGAGCCTCACCTTTCAGCCAGCGGTCATGCTCCTCCAAGTCCCTTCGAACCTGGTCACACACTTGCGAGACTGTCCAACGTTGGTCACCAAGGATCGTTTCATTACTTCATCGCCATTGGCGCCACAACACGGCGAGAAATAGATCACAATGAGCCCCTCGAATCTGGGTTTGCACCCAATTTTGTACTGTCCCTGAGAAAAAACCATGCCAAGTCTGCGCATTGAAACGGAGCCAAACCTCACGTGCATGAGGGCAGTCACGAAGGGCATGTAAATTATCCTCCACCTCATGAGAACAACGCGAGCACCTAGGGGACACAGCGAGATGGCAGCGAAACCGGTGCGCATTCACCTGCGTAGCGTCATGCAAGAGCAGCCAAACGAACACCTTAAGTTTCTCAGGCACTCGCAATTTCCAGATGAGACCCCAATCAGTCACCAATTGAGGACCTATGAACGGAACAACTTGTTGTAGCCATTTATACGCTGAAGCTGCTGTGTAGGCACCAGAAGCACACAGATTCCATGTCCAGACGTCTGACAAGCGTGAGTCTACAATCGGTGCAATTTCCAGTAAGCTTTCATGATAACAAGATGGAATTGATGTGTAAAGAGAAGCCAAATCCCAATTCCCATCCTTAATCAAATCCTTCAATTGGTACGCTGTATCTGAAATGTGAACAACGGGCACCATTCTGCCCATGGCCCCTCGACCTGACCAGTCTGCAAACCATAAGGAAGATTCTCCACTGCCTAGCTTGAATGTAAATCCATCTCGTAACTGATCACGCGCTCTCAACAAGCCTTTCCAAAAAGAGGATGCATTCGGAGTAGCAGAGGCATTCAGAATGGTATGCTCTTTAAGATACTTGTGAGACAACACACTCACCCATAATTTATTTGGCTGATGCAATAACGACCAAACTGATTTACCCAATACCGCTGTATTTGCAGTTACAGCATCACGCACGCCAAGCCCACCATCTTTTTTCTCCCTCCGAACAGTATCCCAACTGACCAAACGCCAACCTCGCTTCGACGAACGCGAAGACCAAATAAAATTACTCGTCGCTCGATTAATCATTTGTGTCGTCTTGCGCGGCAGCCACACTGTTTGAGAAATATAGGTTGGAATCGCCGTCACCACAGACTTGGCCAAACAAATTCTACCAGCCCTGTTAAGCAATCTAGATTTCCAAGACGCCAAGCGACGATGAATTTGGTCAAGAAGAAATTGGAACCTTGTATGCGTGACTCTCCCAGCATGCAAAGGAAATCCCAAATAACGACCCAACTCACGCACCAACGGGATCGGGCTTGCAGCAACCAGACGTCGGCGTGCATCTCCTGTTACACCTTTTGAACACACTGCCTTGGACTTGTGGACATTGACAATCAAACCAGAACTACGGCCAAAGCTATCTAAAATTTGTGCCACACACTGAATCTGCCTTTCATTTGCTTTACAAAATAGCATAACGTCATCCGCAAAAAGAATATGCGATAATGATGGCCCCCCCCGAGAGATTGAAATCGGAACCCAATCCTTCTCCTCAACTGCCCTCTGAATGCGAATGGAAAGCTTCTCCATGCACAACACAAACAAATATGGGGACATCGGATCTCCTTGACGCAGACCTCTATCAGTTTTGAAGCCAGGCAGGCGTTCCCCATTCCACAAAATAGATACTTTAGAGGAAGTCACACAACTCATTACTAAATTGATAATTACCTCCGGAAAATTAAAATCACGCAAGGTATCTTCTAGAAAGTTCCACTCCAActtgtcataagctttttcCAAATCTATTTTCATTGCTAAAGAGCCATTCCTCGCAGTTGAGTTCTCCATAAAATGAACAACTTCCTGTGCCAGAATTGCATTATCTGTGGTGCCTCTCCCAGGAATGAAACTAGACTGCAAGGGGCCAATAATATGCGTCAGAAAAGGTCTTAAGCGACCCACAAAGACTTTTGTAATGATTTTGTAAATCACATTACATAAGCCTATTGGTCTAAATTCCTTCATCTGGGTTGGCAAGTCCACCTTCGGGATAAGCACCAGTAAAGCTTCTGCATGAGAAGGATCAATGGAACCAGATAAGAATGCATTCTGAACAATCCTCCAAACATCATCGCCCACAATATCCCAATAAGATTTAAAGAATACTGGCTGAAAACCATCTGGCCCTGGAGCCTTAAATGACTTCATGGACATAAGTGCATTTCGCACCTCAGCTTTTGAAACTGGTGCAACTAGAGCCCTTCTACATTCATCAGAAATCCTGGGGACAGTCCCCGCCTGAAAGGGTTCATAATTAAGCGTTCCAGACCtgcaaaataaatttttataaaaatcaactGCTCCTTGTCGGAGCTGACAATCATCAGTACACCATTCTCCATTAATTAACAGCCGATGAATCTTATTTCGTTTACGGCGAATAATTGTCTGAGTATGAAAGAAGGCAGTATTCCTATCTCCAAATTTAATCCACTGCTCCCGAGATTTCTGATACCACAATAATTCCTCTTGTCTCAAAACTTCACTGTACTCTTCCTGCAGAGAGCGTTCCAACTGGACCAGGCTGGAGGTAGTAACAAAATCCAACTCTCTTTGAATACCCTTAAGACGGCCTTCAATCCTCCTCTTCCGGCGGAAAATATTCCCAAAGACATCCTCATTAAAGGCTAAAGAGTCCACCTGCACCCGGAAAAGTTTCTCCTGAACATTGCCACCAACAGACCTCCAAGCGTTAGACACAACCTGTTTGTACTGCGCATGAGATGTCCAAGCTGCCAGAAAGCGAAACGGACGATTCCTGGGCCTAGCAGAGGGAGTATCACAACGAACCAGGATAGGATTATGATCCGAAAACATCCGAGTGAGAACTTCGACATACCCTTCCGGAAAAGCATGTCTCCAATCAAAATCACAAACTGCTCGGTCCAGACGTTTTGAAATTTTAAGAAAACCATGTTCCTTCCTATGCCAAGTAAAAAGTCCCCCTTTAGCCTCCATATCAACTAAATTACAGGATTCCAATACCCCAGCAAACTGCATGGCTCTCGTCTGATTAAAGTCACCACCACGGACCTCTGAAGGAAGAAGAACTTCATTAAAATCTCCCACCACTAACCAAGGAATATTTATACTTTGTCGCACTTGCTGTAAATGCTCCCAAAGTTCTAAACGTCTCCCCGGAATTGGGCTCGCATAAACTGTTGAGCATGCCCAAGAATACGCCCCCAACGTGATGATGAAGGTAACAGCCTGAGGATGTAGACAAACAGAATGCAGTACCGCTGTGCTTGCCTGATTCACTAACACCCAAATACCCCCGCTATGTCCCCGGGCTTCCTCTATGAAAGCCGACGAATAGCCATTAGTTCTCCAAAAATTCTCTGTCTGATGATATTGACAATGTGTCTCCACAAGAATCAAAATATCAGGCTTAGAAACGCGAATAAATTCTTTCAATGCTAATTTAGAATTAGCATTCTTTGCACCTCTTATGTTCCACATGAATACAGAAAAATCTTCAAAACCCAACATGAGAAACAATTAGAGGAGAATAGAACATGAGGTAAGACCTCACTTTCCACCTGATTCTTTGAAGACAACATCCTTGGGCAACACTATATTATCAATAACTCTCCTTTCCATCGTAGCTGTGAAAGAAACACTAGTTCCAGTATCTCCTCCATGCAGCAAACCAGCTTGTGGAGTACTACCAATTTTGGCCAAGTAATCTTCAGCCAAAGTCTCCACCATTGGCTGAACCGGTATGGCCTTCACCTGCTGAACGGCCATGGAATTTTTATTCGCTGCAAGCACCGCATGGCTGCCATCTTGCACGATTCTATTCTCATCTGTCACCACCGACATAATCTTATTATTGCGGGGGCGTTTACGGTATTGAACTGACTCACCAGAATAAGGAATCTCCTTATTATCATGATTTTTAAACGTTGGCAACTCTTTAGAGATATAGTTACCAACTTTCTGAATATTCTCATACATATTTCCAGCAGTTTTAGAtttgtttcctttttcttcaAACTGCGTAAAACTCTCCTTGATCGGTGcctttttcttgattttattcttctttctctctacCTTCAGCCACTCTCCATGTGCTGCATCGGGGCATTTATCTGCAGCATTAATGCTTCCGCGAATTACGCCTGATTGCTGGCTAGGGTTTCCCCCAACGGCTAAACCCTCAGCTGGCTTGTCAACCTGTGCCGTCATCTCCTCATGACCCGTCACAGCCGCCGCAGCATCCGGGACAGCCGCCGCCGACGGTGTAGCCTGAGTTTGCACCGGCGACACTGAGCAATTTCGCGTCAGATGACCATAACATCCACAAGTCCCACAGAGCAGGTGTAAGCCTTCATATTCTATCTTATACCATGTTCCACGCAGACGAAGCATCCCCACTACCGGCTGGTTCAGGTCTATCTCCACGCATACTCGCGCAAACCTACCTTTTTGCATGTCCACAGTGTTCATATCAACCTTAATGGGCTTTCCCAGACCCTTTGCCAAGGTCATCAAAATTTTCCTGTGATAAAATTGAAGTCCTAAGCCAGGGATTCGCACCCAAACTGCAGTTGTATTGATCTTGGAGTCCGCCGCAACAAACTCCGACGTCCAAGGTTTCACAGACAAATAATGATCAAAGATCATCCATGGTGCACCTGTTAAAACCTTCACCTTGTCATCCTGTGAATCAAACTTCACAAAAAAGTAGCCATTGTGAACTTCAATGACTTCAAAGCTGCCAGGCAATTTCCACAAGGAACGCAATCTCTCACATAGTAGCCTATATCCAATCTTCTTCCCCAACAGTTTAATCACCAAGCAATCCTCATATGGTGTACAGATGGACTTATACGCATTGTCGTCCATGTCAAAGCTAGGAAACAGACGATTCCCTTCAACCAGGTCCATTTGCATCAGACCCGATTCCAAAAGATCAACCTCCTCAGGGATTGACAACGGCTTAGCACCAAGAACCTTGTCCTTAAACGTAGGCTTCCTTATCGGCGGCACCTCAGTCTCCTTCGTAGTATCCTGCGATTGCACTGTCTCCTCCATAATCACTTCATTCCGGCCGTCACTCTGATCTCCCATGGCGGCGAGCGAGAGCGAGTAGAAAATGACGTTTAATAATTCAAGTAAAcgtgagtttgaaaatgatgaaTCGAGAGTGTGTGTCATCCAAACATGTTAAATCACATTTTTTGGACGATTGTGACTCTATTGGTTGAAACGCACAACCAAACACATACTTCACATACAAAATCGCTTTAGCTTCAACTCTCTTATTCCACATCAATTTATAAAACCCAATTTCATCCAAAAATCAATTTCAGTTGTGAAAAAAGTTAATCCAAACACTAATTCAGATTTTATCATAGTAGGCGCGAGGTTTATATAAATCTTGACGGAAACAGAAAGGCTCGAGGGAGAAGAAGGTAGAGATGTCTCGAACGCTGGTGCAACCGATAGGTCAGAAGAGGCTAACGAACGTGGCGGTGGTGCGTCTCAAGAAGCACGGCAACCGCTTCGAAATCGCCTGCTATCCGAACACCGTCCTTTCTTGGCGTTCCGGCGTCGAGAAGGACATCGATGAAGTCTTGCAGTCTCACACCGTTTATTCCAATGTTTCCAAAGGAGTTCTTGCCAAGTCTAAGGATTTGATCGCTGCTTTTGGAACCGATGATCACTCCGCCATATGCTTAGAGGTCGGTCTAGTATTAACATTCAATTTTGGCTTTTCATTTCGagtaaataattttaatatatgtatGTGAATTCAATATGTTTAGGTATAGAAGGAGAAATGATTTTGGGAATGGTATGAAGTGCTTTAGGAAGATTAAGAGTAGATTTAAGCATGCTGTTAGTTTCTGAAAAATGCATGTTTGTTGAATCAGTCTTTAGACAATGGAAGTTGTGTTAAAGGTAGCATCTAAATGGCACTTTGTCCAATAATTTTGTGCTGAATACACATTTCATCAATCAAATTAGTCATTAAGTTATGTGACATGACAACTACTTTGATGGACAAAGTACCCGTAAGGCGTAAGCCCCATTTTCGTAAGATTTGTCACATTAATCTCTGGATATTTAACAGAATAAATGGCATTTGCCTGTTTTTTTCTCAGTCGCATTAGTCTTAAATTCATGGTTTTTGTCGGTCATGTAAAGCCGTCATTAGGAACTAATGTATCGTGACATGATAGTTAGAGCCTTTTTGTTTATGTAAGGGTGGGACTAATATGAACAAATTTTCCAGGTGATGAAGTGCTTATTACTTCATGTTAGGAACTAGTATGAGTGACCAGTGCTGCCTTTTTTGGGATTAATTTAATCATTGACTATTTGGGTTGAGGGCATGTGTGTGAGTGTGAAAAATGGTTTGTGGTTTCAGATTTTGAAGAAGGGGGAGCTTCAGGTTGCTGGCAAAGAGAGGGAGTCATTGCTGTCGAGTCAGTTTAGGGACATTGCCACCATTGTCATGCACAAGACTTACAATCCGGAGACTCAGCGCCCTTACACCATCAGCATGATTGAACGCCTTATGAGGGAAATCCATTTTGCTGTTGATCCACACAGCACTTCCAAGAAGCAGGTTTTTCTCTCATTCTGACATTCTATACAGTCCTATAATCATCTTGTTAAATAAAGGGTTATGATGATTTCCTGATGGTGATTATCgtattgaaaattatatcagTATATACTAAATAAGAGTGGGTCTATGTGTAATACAGGCTTTGGAGTTGATTCACGAGCTTCAAAAGCATTTCCCTATAAAAAGGTGTCCATTAAGAATACGAGCTGCTGCTCCGGAGGACCAAGTGTCTGCCCTTTTGGAGAAGCTGAATGAGTGGAAGGCAACCGTTATTTCTAAAGAAGGTTCTGCTGCTCAGTTATCTGTTGTAAGTCCTCTGTTATTGCTCATTTAGTTGTATACAAATTTTGTTCATGGTTCCATTCCATTTTCAATTTAGAAACAGAGGTTTTTGGTTTGAAAGCATCATTATCATTGGTGGTTTAAAGATTTCCTTATTATTAACTCTTTTCATCTAAAACAAAATTGTGGGCCATGTTTTCAACAGTTATGGTAATTCCAGGAATAAGTCAGCAAGTTTCTTTATACTGCATCTGTTCTGTTTATTAGTTTATGCTCATTAGTAAAATAAAACTGTAATTAACATGATCAAATATCTGGTTGGTGGCTTGCTGGCTGCTGCTATTAGCTGATTTATCTGATATTGGGCATCCAGTTGCTGTTTCTTGTGAGTTATAACCAATGTATAACCGATGCGAAATTCAGTTTCATTTGTGGACATCCTCCCTAGCTTCACCCTCATCCCGACCAAATAACCCATTAAAAATGCAAAGGGGAAGTCCGTTTGTATAACTGCTCCATGATTCTTCCATTTCAAATGTTATTAATCCCTGTTTAGCATTAACAAAGAAGAATGCGTTCTAAAAGTTTTGAGGTCTGGTATGTCCACGTATATGTATGTGTTTATCTTGATTCCGCTACGGTGTATTGAAGAAAATTGGTGTTCGTTTGCAGATTTTTGAGTTGGAACCTGGTCTATATAAGGACTGTCATGACTTCATAATGGATAAGATGCATGGAAGATTTGAAGTTCTTGCTCACTCTCTTTACGTGGAGGGGGATACCCAAGTGGATCAATACAATGATGATGAGGATATGCATGCACCATTGTCCAAAGAAACTAGTGAATCTGTGCTTGAGCTGAATGATAAACTTGAAAAGCAAACAATTTCATCTACGAGTAAGCCAACAGAGGGGCAGCAATCAAAGCAAAACAAGTGCAACACATGTAATGTTTCATTTGAAGACTCTAAGCTGTACAGGGAACACCACAAGACTGATTGGCACAAACACAATATGAAGCGCAAGACAAGGCAACTCCCACCACTTACCGAAGAAGAGTGCACGGCAGACATGGAACTGGGTGACTCAAAATCTGATTTAAAGGATTACTCATTTTGAGTTGACAATCTGTGTTAAAGATGTTACCAGGGAGATCACTTTATGTCAAGTCTATACTTGTGCAAATTTTGTCATGATAGTCTGGGTTGTTGTAAAATGTTCACAGGGAAGTCCTTAAAATGTAAATTACCTTGAGCATGCTCCATTAACAATTACATAGATCAATGctctttgtttttccttttgtctGGCAGTGTTGTAATTCACCGTGCATATGAAACTAAAGATTGTTGTAGATTTGCTTCATCATGGGCAGTGGTTAAAGAAGAAGCTGGTTGTCTCCCGATGTATTACTATTGAGTTTTTGGTAAATATGATTTTAGTGCCTTAAATATTTCCTATATATGATTTAAGCTCCTAATTTTTAGAATGTCTGATATGGTTTTAGTTTTTACCGTTTTAGAGTTACTGTCGTTAACCACAGCAGAGTTTAAGGGGTTACAACTATTTAAGCTCATACTATCGACTAATATGTCATGAAGTAGACAATGTTGGCCTATTACATACTTCACATGCCACATAACACACTACACTTAAAAGTAATATGTAAATTTACAAAATCTAGCAGAAGCATTTTGAATTATTTGAGAATTATCACATAGTTGTTATTAGACTTGGCTCGACCTTAAAAGTAATATGTAAATTTACAAAATCTTGCAGAAGCATTTTGAATTATTTGAGAATTATCACATAGTTGTTATTAGACTTGGCTGGACCTGGACTGGGTGAGCCCTCAAGCCAATAAAGGGCCTTGCCCATGAAGCAAACCAGTATTGGCTAACCAATCCGTAAAGACACTAGGGTGAAGCATTTTCCATCAGGCGAGAGGAGAAACCTAATTGGTGGGTCAATCGACGCGCAATTTATCAAGGGGCGGGTAAAAGTAGACACTTAGGAGATTTTAGGGATCGATCGTCTGTGGGTGAGTCTGGACTTTGTATGGACTCTTGGGCTGAgagattgtaagacccaagagtCCACTAGAGAGataggtttagggttttgaccacccactataaaagggaaggtctATCTTGTATTAAAGACTTTTAATCATTTTTACATGTAACGGTTAGGTTATTACAAGACTCTACGTTCTGCTAAGGATTTGAATCTACATCATTCTCATTGCTCACTAAGCGTGTAGGACTGGCCCAATCGATTTGTGAATGTTGGATCAAATCTTCATGTGACTTGGAGCACTCGTATAACCTCGGCGAGTTAATCATGTAACTTGGTGACTCAGTCAATTTCGAGTCTCGAAGTCAACCACTCGGTCAGGAATAAAATGATAAAATGTGAAACCATGGCTGAGAACGATCAtaatttactctctctctctctctctctctcgtttaATTTTAGCCTCTCACCGGAGTAAAATTGCATTGCATTTAGGTCCTTACGATTAATGAATTATTTGATCACTTGAATATAACCTCCTGCGAAATGCATACGTGTCCGGTGAACGCTTATGTGACATTGTCCACATCATTTGATGAAGCTCAAACCAACTCATTCCACCCTGCTGTCAACCTGCCCAACCCGCCCGACCATTTGAGTAGTGGGTTGGATAATGAACCTCGCCCCATTTAATAGCGGATTGACAGGTTAGCCTGccaaagaaataaatataataaaaattatgAATTGTGAGTAATAATTACACTCAAAACGGGGCAAGTCAGTAGGTTGACCCATCTAAAATGGGTGGGTTGACGGGTTAACTCACCTAACATATACTAACATtagataaatattaaaaaaatatagttaatcatcaaattagtcCATGAGTTtataagcgagtttgattttaggctttttgagaaaaaataacAGTTTATGGGCAGTCAAAATCCGTCAGTAATTGTAAAAATACTGTCACTAAACGTTATTTTTCTTTCAGAgaaactaaaatcaaattcGCTTACAAACTCATAATTTAATCATTaaacctaaaaaaaaaaatagaaacatgCAAAATATTAAAGTTaagaagtaaaaaaaacattaaaccaACCGACGGACGTGGGTGTGGtggtaatgtttttttttttttacgggaAGGGTGTGGTGGTAATGTTTACGCACACTGTTTTGTGGTACAAGTATATTTTTGTTGGGTTTAGTGGGGACAAAAGTTAAGGTTTGAGAACATCAACTACATCCACAAGAATCTGAGCCATCTAAGAACCTTACAATCTTGAATAATATCGAGTGGAAGAAAACACAGCACAAAACCAGTACAGTGGCTTATCCATAACTCCAGGGTATCATCCTGCATTGCCTTTTTCTCAGTGAAGCAGAAAGGAAATCAAACAAAAGAAACGGTATGGCCATGGAGAGTTGTTTGCAGGTAACCACAGTTGGCACAGTCGCCAGACCccaaagtcttcatccattcaGTGCAAGGGAAAAGGTTGTTTTCCCAACTTACAGAGGATTCAAGAAATGTTTCTCAAAATCAGCTACATCATCaaacccttctctttactctgCTGCTGGTACCAACAGAAAATTTAGTGTCATCTGCAATGCTCGTGAAGCAGTAAATGAAGGTAACTCACCAATCTGCTTATTGTTAATTGCcctaattcttatttttttactCAAATTATACAACATTTCAGTCTCTCTTAAGAATGAATCAAAAGGCCAAAACTACATTGTGTACATgtgaaatgattttttttttgtgtgtattaAATTGCTCTTGCAATTAGGTCAGAGACTCGAACCCGAGACCTCTTGTTTAAGCTAGAATAACTATGTGCCACTTTGATTTACGCGTTTGGGGGTGTACATGTGAAATATTAACacacttttaagttttaagaaTATCATTGTATAAAACTCAAATTAGGCATTAGCATATGGTGGCCAAATTATATGATTGTGATTATGTTTTGATATCTATTGGCACAAGTTCAAACTGAAGTTCACACTCATTTCAAAATAAAAGTTGATTCTAATGTTTCCTATGAATTTGCATGAGTCTGCTCACATTGCACACAATTGGTATCCAAGCACACACCGAGTTATTTAATTTCACAAGATTCGAGCTCCCTAGATGAATATCCATTGTTAATGTATTAATTTTCTTGTTACCTGAATTCATGATTTTGTTTTCCCATCAGAAAGCATTTAGGTAGcagtttcaaaattttcatataAGTTGCAGGCCCTATTTGAAGTGTCTTACCTGCTGATATCCACGTACTCAATTTTGTTTTTGCAGTAAAAGTAGTGACAGAATCAAGCTGGAATGACCTTGTTATTGCAAGTGAAATTCCTGTGCTGGTAGATTTTTGGGCACCATGGTGTGGTCCTTGCAGAATGATAGCTCCTCTTATTGATGAGTTAGCCAAAGAGTATGCTGGAAAAATTGCATGCTACAAGCTTAACACAGATGACAGTCCAAACATAGCCACACAGTATGGAATCAGAAGCATTCCAACTGTTCTATTCTTCAAAAATGGAGAGAAAAAAGAAAGTGTAATCGGTGCCGTTCCCAAGTCCACTTTGACTGCATCACTGGAGAAATACATAGCTATATGAGTTGAGAATCATGAACCAAGGATTATCTCACGATTTATCAAAATAGTACTTTGTATCCATATCTTTTTCAACATTTTGTAAAGATTGCAT
This is a stretch of genomic DNA from Lotus japonicus ecotype B-129 chromosome 1, LjGifu_v1.2. It encodes these proteins:
- the LOC130732924 gene encoding uncharacterized protein LOC130732924, with amino-acid sequence MGDQSDGRNEVIMEETVQSQDTTKETEVPPIRKPTFKDKVLGAKPLSIPEEVDLLESGLMQMDLVEGNRLFPSFDMDDNAYKSICTPYEDCLVIKLLGKKIGYRLLCERLRSLWKLPGSFEVIEVHNGYFFVKFDSQDDKVKVLTGAPWMIFDHYLSVKPWTSEFVAADSKINTTAVWVRIPGLGLQFYHRKILMTLAKGLGKPIKVDMNTVDMQKGRFARVCVEIDLNQPVVGMLRLRGTWYKIEYEGLHLLCGTCGCYGHLTRNCSVSPVQTQATPSAAAVPDAAAAVTGHEEMTAQVDKPAEGLAVGGNPSQQSGVIRGSINAADKCPDAAHGEWLKVERKKNKIKKKAPIKESFTQFEEKGNKSKTAGNMYENIQKVGNYISKELPTFKNHDNKEIPYSGESVQYRKRPRNNKIMSVVTDENRIVQDGSHAVLAANKNSMAVQQVKAIPVQPMVETLAEDYLAKIGSTPQAGLLHGGDTGTSVSFTATMERRVIDNIVLPKDVVFKESGGK
- the LOC130734411 gene encoding thioredoxin M-type, chloroplastic-like, whose amino-acid sequence is MAMESCLQVTTVGTVARPQSLHPFSAREKVVFPTYRGFKKCFSKSATSSNPSLYSAAGTNRKFSVICNAREAVNEVKVVTESSWNDLVIASEIPVLVDFWAPWCGPCRMIAPLIDELAKEYAGKIACYKLNTDDSPNIATQYGIRSIPTVLFFKNGEKKESVIGAVPKSTLTASLEKYIAI
- the LOC130734409 gene encoding uncharacterized protein LOC130734409, with the translated sequence MSRTLVQPIGQKRLTNVAVVRLKKHGNRFEIACYPNTVLSWRSGVEKDIDEVLQSHTVYSNVSKGVLAKSKDLIAAFGTDDHSAICLEILKKGELQVAGKERESLLSSQFRDIATIVMHKTYNPETQRPYTISMIERLMREIHFAVDPHSTSKKQALELIHELQKHFPIKRCPLRIRAAAPEDQVSALLEKLNEWKATVISKEGSAAQLSVIFELEPGLYKDCHDFIMDKMHGRFEVLAHSLYVEGDTQVDQYNDDEDMHAPLSKETSESVLELNDKLEKQTISSTSKPTEGQQSKQNKCNTCNVSFEDSKLYREHHKTDWHKHNMKRKTRQLPPLTEEECTADMELGDSKSDLKDYSF